From Cucumis melo cultivar AY chromosome 3, USDA_Cmelo_AY_1.0, whole genome shotgun sequence:
TCCTCTTGGTGAGTACGTTGGCTCGtgttatgtatatatatatatatacatattcttCTCGTTTTGAATCTTGTTTTTAGTTAAATTCTTGATTTGATTGCAGGGATATTAGGGTATGGGAGGTCGAGAACTTTGTTCTACGTTTATTTTGTGTTGAAGTGTGTGACAAGTATAGTTTGTGAAGGAAGCGTTCAGTGCTTGGCTGTGGCGTATGCGGTAAAAATATCTTTTAGATGATCTCCTTCCTTGATTAATGCATACATCCTATTGGCGAATTGTAATTTTCACCATTTTTTCTAACTCTTTTTGCTGTTAACTTAAGCATAATTCTATGTCTTTTCCTTCTCAGAAGAGAATGAATCCTCTCCTTACATCTCTAAAACGTGTAGATCAaacttttgactttttttattttaaagtgGCCATCATTTTCTTTCCTCCCTTAAAATCTTATTAGTACTaattacccttttttttttactttattttaatattaataaacaatatatatatatatatatatatatatatatatattttttcaccCAAGTTAAATATGAACGTCGGTGTCTAATAGGATATAAAAATAATCTGAATAACCCGACAACCCAAACTATCCAACTCACTTTGTATGGATTGGGTTGAGTTAGTTTAAGGCTGTGTTGAGttggattgaaaattttgattttttttattgagttGGGTCTCGTGTTGGATGGTTGAAAAATTCGGGTCAACCCAACTCAACCTAACCCTACtcgaattaatatatatatatatatatatatatgtttgcaATTGTTTGAAACTTTAAATGTGCgataattttgaacttttttttattctaaataatattaaattttagaaacattagatttttttttaaaaaaaagaaaaacctaaCAACTCAAACCATATCTTACGAGTTGGGTTATGTTGGATTGAAAATTTAATTCGAGTTACTAGTCCAACCAACTCGAAATAGGTTGAGAATATTTTcgaacccaacccaacccgtttATATCCTTTCCAAAAAACTTATTAAATGCCAGAATAAGAATAGTTTTATTGAATAGGGAAGTAACCACCAAGTTTGTGAATCCAATCTTTCTATCTAAATTAATCAATACGAAAAAAATTGTAATGGAGTAAGTGGGCGCTAATAAAATGACACGTGTACGTTTCTTCTTGGGTCCTATTCTTTCTGGCGGTTGTCAATTTGGCGCTTCAAGCCGTCACTCATTACTTTTGGTTGATCTTTGCAATTACAGGCCGACAATGTGCCGGAACACCGGCGAGCTTCTGCATTCGGACTGTTATCCGCCGTTGGATCTTCTGCTTTTGTCTGCGGGACTCTCTGTGCTCGTTTTCTCTCCATTCCATCCACCTTTCAGGTACTCTCTCATTATTTCTTTCTCCCAAATTTCATTTCACTCACTTTTCAACATTTCGTCTTCCTCAATAGGTAGCGGCTCTCACGGCGGCTGTGGCGGCTGTATATATGAGGATTTTCCTTACTGATTCTGTTGCTGAATGTAATCTTTCTGCTCCCTTACTGTCTGGTGAGAATGTAGAATCTGTTTCTTCGGATCCAGTTTCGCtcaaaaaagaacaaattatTACGACCTTGCCTTCGGTGAAGGACCTTTTTGCACTGTTGAAGACTAGGTATGTGTTTATTTTTATAAGACTTATTATTTTGGCCTTCCATTTAGTTTCTATTTGGTCTTTAAAGTTTAGAAGATGCCATGTTTGTACCTTGATGTTTGAAATTGGTTTCAAGTTAAATTTTAGTATTAGCAAAAAGGGTCCAACCCATTTGGAAAATACATATGGTTATAGGATTCAATTGGTTTCATATCATCATTTCATGTAGTCATTGAACAGTCAAACTCTGCTATGAAACAAACCTGTTTCAAAGTTTGGAGAGTAGTTAGAGATCAAATTCAAATCTTGAATCAAACGTTCCATTTTTAAGATCTCAAGATTTAAATAGAAACTACATTTAGATTTCAAGTGTTAGTTTTGGAAAGTGTATGTTCTAGAGACCAAAAGTGCATTTCCCATTCTCTTCTATCTTGTCAGTTGTCATTAGTTTTTGATATTTACCTTCTTGTCTTGTGATTTTGTGGCACGGTATAGATAATCTTTGAATAAGAACAGGATCAATTGACGTTTGTATTTATTTAACTAACCATTGATGAATAAGACTATATAGGAGTTGAAGTTACACTCTTGCTTTTGAGTAATCTCATAGTCGTGTAGTTTGGACCAAATTGTTTGTTAGCTCTAGCTCTATGGGGAAAAATTGAGTTTCTTCTTAAATTTCAAATCctctttcttttgttctttgtttGTAGCTTGACATTTTCACTGGCGGCGATTGTTGCATTCTTTGGCAATCTTGCTGATGTCGGCCTTTATGCTTCTCTACTGGTTTGTCCTTTGGTCCAAGGATCTTATCTGGGTCAGCTTTTGTCAATTTTTACTAATGGCTGAAACGCATCTCAATTTTCCataggaaatttttttgttataatatcATCGAACTTTTTTGGTTTACTTTTAAATAGAAAGTTTTTGTCGTTGGTGATCACCCTCATTTTACAAAGACTGTAAACTTCTATGCGGCTCAATTATAAATTTTGCATCCATAACAGACTTCAAGCATGCTTATGAATTTCAATTTAGTAGCTTGTCTTGGACAATGGATGTGCTAACCTATACTTAATTTTCCAACTGCAGTACTATTTAAAAGCCAGATTTCACTTTGACAAGGATAGGTTTGCTGATTTGATGGTGATCTCTGGGGCTGCTTCAACTATTTCACAGGCATGGCatgctattttattttagtcGGTACACTGTATTCATTTCTTTATATGCCAATTTTCCTCTGTTATCTGTTTAGAATAtgttaaaaagaataaatagtACCCTAATTTATCTGCTTGAGCTTAAGTTTTTTGACGTAGTGGTGGTAGGGCACTATCTAGCTTTGCCATTTGTGTGTGTATTCTTAGTCCTTACCACTAAACGAATAACTGCAATTTTCAGCTACTTTTATTGCCCATCTTGATCCCTGCTCTAGGAGAGAATAGGCTGCTCTCAGTTGGGCTCTTTTTCAACTGCATTCATGTAAGCTCTCTCACGTTCTTCGTGCTTCTAGACTTAAAAGCTGTGaattgtgtgtgtgttttttctTCCCCTCTTATGAAGACTTAAAAGTTGTGAATACTGTTCTAGTAGTCCAATTTCATGTTTACTCTATTCTTGGATGCTTAaaatttttggtttttaatGCAGATGCTTCTTTACAGCTTTGCTTGGGCTGACTGGGTACTTCTTTGCAACTAAGTTAGCAGTGCagtttaattcttttttatacatttagattattattttatatattactGAATCAATTTGAAGCTCAACTATTCTTCATAAATTGGATCATGCCATGAAATGACTAACTTTGCTGTTATTAATCAGGTTGCCTATGTCGCTGCAATGTTTTccattttgtttattttctggCGACCTTGCGTGAGTGCCAGGCCTCTTGATAATCTAGAGTTTATTATTCTTAATTGACGATCTGATTGAACCAAATTTATTTCCCTTTTGTAACCCACAGCTACAGAGCATAGTATCAAAGCAAGTTGGTGCAAGCGAGCAGGTTAGTTTTCAAGGGCAGCTTCAACTTAATCAATAGTCTTTGAGCAGATCattggttattttattttacaacTTTATTAATGGATGAGCATTTCATTAGTTCGTCGATGTTGATAATTATCTTCATCGCACTAAAATAAATGTTGCAATTCTTGTGCAACCTTGTTTACTGATTGAGTCAAAGCCAAAGCAGCATAGATAAATAAACCCATATGGAGAGGAACTATGATACTCTAGGAACTTGCCTTGGAATCTACCAAACCAAACACAACCTCAACGCCTTTGCACTACTTGGATCAAACCAATGAGAAAGTTTGAAAGGATTACCTTATGGTCAATGAGAACGCCTTAGAGGTAAGAGAACTAGTTACTATCTTAAAGTTGAAACGCTCTTCAAGTTTGGTGAGCAACCAAGCTTGAATGCCCCAGGACATAAAACCTAAACACAAGGCTTGCAAAGGGGCGAATGCACTAACATCATTCTAGAGAGAGAATTCAAGTATCATTGAACTTAAACTGTTTAAAACAAGATCCTCCATTGTGTTTATACTTATAGTTGAGGGATCTAATCTTCAACCTCTTAAATCATcccataataaaaataatttaaaaacttattctaaaatt
This genomic window contains:
- the LOC103488383 gene encoding uncharacterized protein LOC103488383 yields the protein MEEMIWKLSHLLVTLFLYTFATMMIVPAITDVTMSALCPGQDECSLAIYFTGFQQVVTGIGALLIMPLLGNLSDKLGRKTLLTIPMILTVVPLGILGYGRSRTLFYVYFVLKCVTSIVCEGSVQCLAVAYAADNVPEHRRASAFGLLSAVGSSAFVCGTLCARFLSIPSTFQVAALTAAVAAVYMRIFLTDSVAECNLSAPLLSGENVESVSSDPVSLKKEQIITTLPSVKDLFALLKTSLTFSLAAIVAFFGNLADVGLYASLLYYLKARFHFDKDRFADLMVISGAASTISQLLLLPILIPALGENRLLSVGLFFNCIHMLLYSFAWADWVAYVAAMFSILFIFWRPCLQSIVSKQVGASEQGKAQGCISGISSFANVVSPLVFSPLTALFLSQNAPFYFPGFSIMCAGSTAMIAFVQSMMIRDPSKANSSSHVEA